The nucleotide sequence TACTTTGGACTCACCAACATAGTTCAGTCAAGCTATCAATGACTTGATTGACTGATATAAAGTTTGATCTGTTCACCACTATTTTTtgtccaacctactcctatactaGCTATCAGCTCTCATCGAAGTCGGTGGTGTTTGGGCATGAGTAATCCATGTTCTAACCACCTCAATTTTAACAAATGTATTACCGATTTAAAGGTCAAATAcagaaataatgaattaattactcGAAGAAAATCCTTCCCTGATTAACATAAAATACTAGTATTTGAAATATCATGTTCTGCCAGTATATAATTGGCATTTGCGAAACGAACATTACCCTATCTTTCTTCTTTCAATGGATCCTTTAGTACATCACGTCTCCAAGCTTTCAAATGGTTAATCTACAGACTACACATTCAGGTgagtttatttctttttgttgaaGTGAAGAAAGCAATTTTCCGATTACCGTATATATTAGAAGCCCATAAGGTGCCGTTGTCTGTTTATCGTAAGCTGGTACTGGGCTCATACAATTTAAAGATATGTTCTTATTTAGAAAATTGAAAACAGATTTAAGCTATATTTCAGATGTAAAGGTTAGTGGTATGAATGAActtgcccaaaccgaagaaggTGAAGAGGGAATCGAACAAGCAGCTTAATAATTGTCCCCACAGTTATAGAGCTACACAAATTATACAGAAATAATTTGGCATATAGAGTAAGATGACTGCATCATCAAAATAACTCCATGAATAAGGACTGCGAATACAAAACAATTTCATTCACAAACAGAAATTAAAATATCGTAAGCAGAGATGAATAGTGATTAGCATTGGAATCTAGGACACGCGTCCTGTCCTACTTGAGACTCTCCAACTGTATGGACCTGGagtgagttgatgttcaccattggactcgaacccagtaccgttcgcaccaaacgccatcacgttatgcatttagctactgagttcagctAAATACTGATTAATTACAGTCATAAACATCAACAGGAAGATTTAAGCAACCAAAACAAAAGTAAATTAGAAATTGAAACATTTCGAAAGCATACCTTGGTAGTTCTTGTTGGTCCATTCCAACACTGTTGACCATTTTCGTAATACATAACTTTATAAGACTTTTCATACTCATCAGATTCTAACCAACGACCCCATCGACCTATACATGTTCCTGGATCAGAATTCGACGAACCAATTGATTTTTGATGAACTGATTTAAAAGGACAAAGGCTGTATGTGTATTCTCGATCGTTCAACTCTAAACAACCATTTGGTAATTCAGTAAGCATACGAAAACCTTCTTCTGGTCCATAATCAATAGGAATAGGCGTTGGTATACTGTAAAAAGTATAAAAGGAAGTAAACAATGTATATATTTATGGACAGAGAGTAAAACTCGAATCAATCAGACACATTCGATTAATAGAACAAAATGTATAATTTTCCGTTTACGTTATTTTTGAGGCAGTAAAAATTCCATATGGTCTAATGAGAGAATAACTTTCATGAGGTAGCGACTGACAACAATAAACAAGCATGTGTAACCAATGCCATGCGGAAGGAGAAACATTAGCCTTGAGTAGTCACACTTTGGTGAATCTGTATGTTTCCAGTGAGTATTTATCAAATGGTCATCTTATAGTAAATTTATATGAGACTAACTGTAAGCTACCTTTTAATTCATTAATCGTCTGCCGTTTATCAATAACAGTTCCttaattacaattaattacAGATAtatcaggagatacagtcccatggtagccggtgaccaacgattggttcatacgccatttgttaccTCAGGATAcaggagtccatgtgcaccattggttatAAATTAGGGTTTTCCGAaccccctaggtggactctccatatccaccaacgcgggtaaagcaccggacattcgcttttcgtcctctcaacttcgtaaacaatacccttgccacgagaaggcagtgagtaagacttctctggcagtggctgtatacgagTGTCCATGTGAGAGGATTTTGAGAGggggagctgactctcctcactttTGGCCACACCAGGGCATTCGAGGGTACATAAggatttttaaatccaactaaTCACATGACGGATACAGAAACGTAGACGAAAATAcgatttttctaaaaaaaaaaacaatggacTTGAGAGATAATCGATTTAAATTTGTACCTGATGAGTTATATAATTCAACTGGTGATTATGTCTAAATTTTCATTAAACTATTGGATGTTGTATCCAATCAAAAGTTCGTCTGTTCCGATGATTCAGCTCAATTTGAAGATAACAGAAGAATTTGTATGTGTAATTAGTCATTTATTTACGTGATATTCTGGCACAAAACTTTATAACTGAAAAGAAAGTTAAATTTTCCAGCCCATTTAGTAAAGGAGTAAACTGGTTTACAACTAGATGATTCATGATTTTGAAGTAGCACAAGACGATTTCATTGgtatataattattttgtagAAATGAATACATAAGAGCAGTTTCCTCTGTTTAAATTCTAGGAGGAACAAAATAAGAACGTTTAtgcaagatcatgaatcgaataaagttagatattaacatcgtaggatgccagctcagtggtctagaggttaagtgttcccAAGAGAAACCGAACGTCCTGGGTTAGAGTCAcacgtgagggatcgtggatgtgcactgctaagaagtttcatactagaaagGATCAtccatccagtacttctagcTTTTAAATCGTGGCCCAACTTAgaccgactcatgaattcaaccgttAAAATGACTACAATTTCtacaaacccccattctgaaAATAAGAATTTATAATCAAAAAATGTTTTTGAACTATAAAGATAAAAGTGAATATGTCAGCTGATGAAATGTATTATAAGAGACGATTTAATAAGGTGAGGTAAAAACTTGCGAAGTTAATTTTTTAcaactttatttttatatatattgattgtatttTTACTGAGTATTCTGGGTTTTTCTACTTAATTATTACCCTAGTCCTAAGTTTCTGTTTAAACCGTAATTTGTTGCTATAGCATTTTCCAACCACATTGGTTGTTTAAGATCATCAACGCATATTGGTTGGTTTTAGGACATAACAGGAAGCAACCAATAGAAAACTCTTGACGGACGTTTCATGCCAATTAACACTCGTCTCTAAGATGGACTGATGTCAGCTAGGTGAAAATCGAGTCCATACTACAATTTGAAGTGTTAATATTGAGTTATTTGGGCTGTGACTAATCTCATATAGGAGAGACATAAATACGAATTTACCAATAATAAGAAGTTAATTTTATGTTAGTTTAATCCTGACTGCTATTTACTGAATTCTATTAATCAAATTACAAGTTTCTCGCTTGTCTAGGTAACTTGAAAATGCGTAACTTACTTGTTGACCTTGGTGGATTCTTTAttgaaacacataaacattggtacaataaGGCACCAAATGgatatacgccacataaatcatccaATATATGTGAGGGTTACAATACTACCCAGATGCTCAAACccaagcaggtggtttttttaTGAGGCTATACccgaagcctttgacctaaaggtctaatccacaaggcaatggagcaacgccacgagatgcagtctcatgctagcaggtgaccaacaataggttcatacgccatttgttccttcaggatcctgaagcctatgtgcaccactggtttgaactgagggttttccaactcccctaggtaaactctccgtatccaccaacgtGGGTAAAGCGCCAtatagccatgtgagagcatttcgagagggagggctgactctccccaccctcggtcgtaccagggcatttgggggcaaagcTGTGGCGCCCGATGGGAGGCTCGTGATTGGAGATAATCCTTCAGGTGATATGCATAACTTGGATGTTTTTtatcaagaaaaaaacaaaacaagttcTTTCCTTATTTTAATGATTTAGTTAATTGTAACactctatatatatatggtcaTTTTTAGCATATGATCATATTGaaatggtgaagatttgtagctcaggtgaatgattttgatgaagttttgctctctgagctggatggtttggtcgtggagcttttatcgttcttctgaatgacatcatcagcacaacaagaaccaatcaacatcgagatgtacagaacaagctgtgaaacacatatggagaaattcgaacacttcacttctatatgaagtttgtgttgatgatgtcgttcagaagaacgataaaagctccacgaccaaaccattcaggctcagagaacaaaattccatcatgATCATATTGAAATAATTCTGTTTAAAAACTAGTATGTATCATGCACCATTATTATGCTATAAAGGTTTTTTAGATCTTATATGAtgttgtaaataaaattaagatCTTAATTATGACCTAATTAAAAGagatttaattttgtttaaattaaataataattaattagaaAGTATTAATAAAGGTAATGATGATTGATTATGAGTTACTATGAAACTAATaagtgttttattttattaattctgTACTTCAAAATGAATTCTAATGTTTTTAATATAGGTagataatcattacattgattCAAGTGAACACCTTTATAATTAGAGATTTAAAGAATACTGATATAAAGTAAGAATATATTATAAACCTAAAAGGTATAATAGAGATAATAATTAGAAGATTCAATTGTGTGAAATATGATCAGTTAGTCAGTTGTTATCATCAATGTTGAACTTGGAAAAGATGTAAGTTGATCCAAGTTGCCAAGTCACATTAACATAACAACAATATAATAAGTACAAGTGAGAATGAGGTGAAAATAATGGTGACCGTTGGGTCGGTGTCCGATAGTGTTAATGGGTAGAGATCAAGTGTTTGCACGTGAGATTGTAAGTTGTGGATTCAATTACCGGATGCGGAGTCATGGATGAGTACTCTttaagagttccatactaggatgaaatggttgTTCAGTGTTCTCAGTTTTTCAATTATGGTATAAGATTAGTTtatgatttaaataattatatgtAAACACTCTACAGTATTCTTTTGTCAGCCTAATCATTTTAAACCTATTCGAAAACATGCATCGGTCTATTAAGTTTAATTGTACTCTATTGTCTTTACCAAATGTATTTACTGATTCGTATCTGAATAGCAACGAATGTCTCCGACTGTGTTGTATTTATCAAGCTGAATGGTCTATTGTTACTCTACCGATCATCATCAATTAATTTACGTAGAAATGAGTTATTCAATTATCCTACAAGCATGAAATAGCTCTTTTGTGATGATCACATGCGTAAATGATTGTCCTTGGACTTTTTATCAGTTTCATTTACTTTTGTATTCTTTGTTAACTGTCTTATTCGGTTAACTTCCAGAAACAAAAGTGCTCACAACCCAATCTATACACTCGATTCCATTTTTCATACAAACTAACAGTCAACAGAAAAACAAGACAAATCCAATAATATCTAAAGAAAACTACATTGTACCAACTGTGATAAAGTGGACATCCCAACCTGAATGCCTCATCTACACACCTATACAAACGAGTCTAAAGCACCAACAGAACGACATACGTCAACATATGAAGACAACGACGGACACAAACTTGATTGGGAAACTGACGAAATTTAGTATCGAAGAGATTTTACGAATGTCAAATAATTTCTTGAAGTATAACATTCAGGTCAGTCTGAAATTAGACATCATGACAGAGATCAAAAAAGGTCAATATCACACTGGTTAGAAATCAATCAACAGAAATACAAGGACAAATGAAGCTAACATAACCTGAAGGGTAATCAGTGAAAGTGTCATCAGAACAAGTTGATTTAAAACTTGTGAAA is from Schistosoma haematobium chromosome 6, whole genome shotgun sequence and encodes:
- a CDS encoding hypothetical protein (EggNog:ENOG410VAXN~COG:T), with the translated sequence MDYDESNVAVTDKQLDDESHHEIPETPSPDEKPVIKDIPTPIPIDYGPEEGFRMLTELPNGCLELNDREYTYSLCPFKSVHQKSIGSSNSDPGTCIGRWGRWLESDEYEKSYKVMYYENGQQCWNGPTRTTKVCFRNVSISNLLLFWLLKSSC